In Prunus dulcis chromosome 1, ALMONDv2, whole genome shotgun sequence, the following are encoded in one genomic region:
- the LOC117616086 gene encoding cyclin-dependent kinase inhibitor 5 — MGKYMRKSKSAGEMAVMEVSHPHPHPQSQASLGVCTRAKTLALQRSSASPVTSGSYLQLRSRRLEKPPILLPKRLEPKRQKPKASSNSRATSRLGVHGSVAKAQGQKAEEADEMAPKEKEGQEKNEHNNTNNKENGDLGVEEASFGENVLELEGRERTTRESTPCSLIRDPDTIRTPSSTTKPTNSAEANRRIQSSSQRHIPTAHDMDEFFAGAEGEQQRQFIAKYNFDPVNDKPLPGRYEWEKVDP, encoded by the exons ATGGGCAAGTACATGAGGAAGTCCAAGTCCGCAGGGGAAATGGCAGTCATGGAGGTTTCACACCCACACCCACACCCACAGTCACAAGCCTCTCTCGGAGTTTGCACCCGAGCCAAAACCCTAGCTCTCCAGAGGTCATCGGCTTCACCTGTCACCTCCGGCTCCTATCTCCAGCTCCGGAGCCGCCGCCTCGAGAAGCCTCCGATTCTCCTGCCCAAACGGCTCGAGCCCAAGAGGCAGAAACCCAAGGCTAGTTCTAATTCTAGGGCGACTTCGAGGCTTGGAGTCCATGGTTCGGTGGCCAAGGCTCAGGGCCAGAAGGCTGAGGAGGCTGACGAAATGGCGCcgaaagagaaagagggtCAAGAAAAGAATGAGCACAATAACAccaacaacaaagaaaatggCGATTTGGGTGTCGAAGAAGCTTCCTTTGGAGAGAATGTGCTCGAGCTTGAAGGTAGAGAGAG GACCACAAGGGAGTCAACGCCTTGTAGCTTGATAAGGGATCCAGACACCATCAGAACCCCCAGTTCTACTACCAAGCCTACTAATTCAGCTGAAGCAAATCGGAGAATACAGAGCTCATCGCAGAGGCACATACCAACAGCACATGATATGGATGAGTTCTTCGCTGGTGCTGAAGGAGAGCAGCAAAGACAATTCATTGCGAA ATACAACTTTGACCCTGTGAATGATAAACCGCTCCCGGGACGTTATGAATGGGAGAAAGTGGATCCTTAG
- the LOC117637534 gene encoding cytochrome b5, whose translation MGVDGKFFTLAQVSEHNTPKDCWLIINGKVYDVTKFLEDHPGGDDVLLSATGKDATDDFEDVGHSDNARDMLKDMYIGDIDASTIPSSTTYTPPKQPHYNQDKTSEFIVKLLQFLVPIAILGLAFGIRLYTKST comes from the exons ATGGGTGTTGATGGAAAGTTCTTCACTTTGGCTCAAGTCTCTGAGCACAACACCCCCAAGGACTGTTGGCTGATCATCAATGGCAAG GTTTATGACGTGACCAAGTTTTTGGAGGACCATCCAGGTGGTGATGATGTTTTGTTGTCTGCAACAG GGAAGGATGCAACTGATGATTTTGAGGACGTGGGTCATAGTGATAATGCCAGAGACATGTTGAAGGACATGTACATCGGAGACATCGATGCCTCTACTATCCCCAGCAGTACCACATATACTCCTCCGAAGCAGCCTCATTACAATCAGGACAAGACTTCTGAATTTATCGTCAAACTTCTGCAGTTCCTTGTTCCCATTGCAATCTTGGGTTTGGCTTTTGGCATCCGCCTTTACACCAAGTCAACTTAA